From one Solanum lycopersicum chromosome 12, SLM_r2.1 genomic stretch:
- the LOC138340222 gene encoding uncharacterized protein, whose protein sequence is MTILKPGAVPVSLRPYRYNYYQKEELERQVKEMMNHVKKKDNSWRFCVDYRGLNKITIKDKYPIPIFDNLLDELHGSMIFTKVDLRAGYHQIRMKVEDVVRSDVRYRPIAYLSKVLAQQHRGKSIYEKEYMALLNAIDRCRHYLQFKHFVVRTNHYNLKYLLEQKGAENRVADAFSRQHEICKDDSDQVTGKLLTISVTVPRWMQEVGYSYVDDDLAQEFMVQLAVDSNGPTIWQFTSGVLRNKRKIYVGGTGDLRQRLISTFHDSPMGGHFGQLEL, encoded by the exons ATGACAATACTCAAACCTGGAGCAGTACCAGTAAGCTTGCGGCCTTATAGGTATAACTATTATCAAAAAGAGGAGTTGGAAAGACAGGTCAAGGAAATGATGAATCATG TGAAGAAGAAGGACAACTCATGGAGATTTTGTGTGGACTatagagggttgaataagattACTATTAAGGATAAATATCCTATTCCAATTTTTGATAACCTGCTGGATGAACTGCATGGATCCATGATCTTTACAAAGGTGGATCTCAGGGCTGGATACCATCAGATTAGGATGAAAGTGGAAGATGT GGTCCGTTCTGATGTTAGATACAGACCCATTGCCTATCTCAGCAAGGTACTGGCTCAACAACACAGGGGTAAATCTATCTACGAGAAGGAGTACATGGCTCTATTGAATGCAATCGACAGATGTAGACATTATTTACAGTTTAAGCATTTTGTAGTCCGGACTAATCATTATAATTTGAAATACCTTTTAGAGCAAAAG GGTGCAGAAAATAGAGTTGCTGATGCATTTTCTAGACAACATGAGATATGTAAGGACGATTCTGACCAAGTCACCGGGAAATTATTGACAATCAGTGTCACAGTTCCTAGGTGGATGCAGGAGGTAGGATATAGTTATGTAGATGATGACCTTGCTCAAGAGTTCATGGTGCAGCTTGCGGTGGACTCAAATGGTCCTACTATTTGGCAATTCACTTCTGGTGTTCTAAGAAATAAAAGGAAGATTTATGTAGGTGGTACTGGAGATTTAAGGCAAAGGTTGATTTCTACATTCCATGATTCTCCGATGGGTGGTCACTTTGGGCAGTTGGAACTCTAA